One Paralichthys olivaceus isolate ysfri-2021 chromosome 21, ASM2471397v2, whole genome shotgun sequence genomic window carries:
- the LOC109642123 gene encoding cerebellar degeneration-related protein 2-like, which produces MLTDTTVEEEFEIKEEEPWYDKQDLEHDLQLAAELGKTLLERNRELEQGLQQMYSTNQEQLQEIEYLTKQVDLLRQVNDQHAKVYEQLDVSARELEQSNHKLVVDSRTGQQRILGLTETVELLQTQVEELQHQVEELKLSPQPQKPPHREGWSTRSSQSVSCLKELQSTLRYDCDPDEPSDDLESSDVSWHEEEQASLRQSLRALQTQFACERARREEAVREAELLAGENATLEQQLTRMEGCQARVHELEREAEELRQLWKSHSSTRASRPDSVIHNLLPESLLLHPEEEENEGDAAAARSPWVLKRWGQEKPIRATQVPDCPDRIYDHECSCVRRAEVVKYRGISLLNEVDAQYSALQVKYDELLQRCHPGPQELEQDGQSHKSVQTPSLTCPALTDMKDFEEDFHQPEYKELFREIFSRIRKTKEDLMENRGRTSAGDALPLLH; this is translated from the exons ATGCTGACTGACACGACTGTGGAGGAGGAATTTGAGATCAAGGAGGAGGAACCGTGGTACGACAAGCAGGACCTTGAACATG accTGCAGCTGGCGGCCGAGCTCGGGAAGACCCTCCTGGAGAGGAACAGGGAGCTGGAGCAGGGGCTGCAGCAGATGTACTCCACCAaccaggagcagctgcaggagatcGAG taCCTAACGAAGCAGGTGGACCTCCTCAGGCAGGTCAATGATCAGCACGCCAAAGTGTACGAGCAGCTGGACGTGTCGGCCAGAGAGCTGGAGCAGAGCAACCACAAACTGGTGGTGGACAGCAGGACGGGGCAACAGAGGATCCTGGG GCTGACAGAAACCgttgagctgctgcagacgcaggtggaggagctgcagcatcagGTGGAAGAGCTAAAGTTGAGTCCTCAGCCTCAGAAGCCTCCGCACAGGGAGGGGTGGTCAACTCGCAGCAGTCAGAGTGTGTCCTGTCTGAAAGAGCTGCAGAGCACACTCAg gtaCGACTGTGACCCCGATGAACCCTCAGACGACCTCGAGTCCTCCGACGTGTCGTGGCACGAGGAGGAGCAGGCGTCACTGCGTCAGTCCCTCCGCGCACTCCAGACGCAGTTCGCCTGTGAGCGGGCTCGCAGGGAGGAGGCGGTGCGAGAGGCCGAGCTGCTCGCTGGCGAGAACGCGACGCTGGAGCAACAGCTGACCAGGATGGAGGgatgtcag gcCCGAGTCCACGAGCTGGAGCGTGAGGCCGAAGAGCTCCGTCAACTCTGGAAATCACACTCCTCCACTAGAGCCTCCAGGCCGGACTCCGTCATCCACAACCTGCTGCCGGAATCGCTGCTCCTCCAcccagaagaggaggagaacgagGGTGATGCAGCTGCAGCTAGGAGCCCCTGGGTGCTAAAGCGCTGGGGCCAGGAGAAGCCTATAAGGGCCACGCAGGTGCCCGACTGCCCCGACAGGATCTACGACCACGAATGCTCCTGTGTGCGCCGAGCCGAGGTGGTGAAGTACCGCGGCATCTCGCTGCTCAACGAGGTGGACGCCCAGTACAGTGCCTTGCAGGTGAAGTACGACGAGCTGCTGCAGCGCTGCCACCCGGGGCCACAGGAGCTCGAACAGGACGGTCAGAGCCATAAATCGGTCCAGACGCCGTCCCTCACTTGTCCTGCTCTCACAGACATGAAGGACTTTGAAGAGGACTTTCACCAGCCTGAGTACAAGGAACTTTTCCGGGAAATTTTCTCCCGCATTCGTAAAACCAAAGAGGACCTGATGGAAAACAGGGGGAGAACCTCGGCCGGTGACGCGCTGCCTCTTTTGCATTAG
- the polr3e gene encoding DNA-directed RNA polymerase III subunit RPC5, producing the protein MASGDDDDPIIEEIDVYLAKSLADKLYLLQYPVRPSTMTYDDVNHLMAKIKPKQQRVELEMAINTMSPNYCRSKGEQIALNVDGTTFDETNTYSVKMMDKQTFSSIQATTNTSRYAAAVFRKGELHITPLTGILQMRPSFSYLDKADNKTREREAANEGGDSSQDEAEEDVKAITVRFARPESEQARQRRIQSYEFLQKKQAEEPWVHLHYHGVKDSRSDHERQYLFCQSVDASENSELVKTPKEYLAMLMPPLAEEKVVKPVGPSNVLSMAQLRTLPLGEQVKTLMKNVKVMPFANLMGLLASGTDSTAVLRCIQQVALLVQGNWVVKSDVLYPKNTCSPHSGVPAEVLCRGRDFVMWRFTLQRSVMRKEIASIIKLPPEDVKEFLEHVATPRINRGWEFLLPTDADFIKKHPDVDHRQHMLWLGIQSKLEKVFNFSKEDFMPKNSPQSEPVHVTGEERLKMATERAHENISSLQKDLDTKRAGSAVHIKQEPVSDKEDEPMDTTSPPSSSLPNGSVNGYPSTTSPNFDHTNGNTPSPELQDFVTKTFRKHFVLTLNELKRLFNLHLASMPAGWSVFQSVSDHVLQDAMLLCRCKQIMVPFPAQTIAATDEQKVFGLWETGEDFDTHRRLLFEVFTKNYRIRRNMIQVRLTQEFGDVPKADIDRLLKECCISHAGMWYLKGTIQS; encoded by the exons ATGGCCAGCGGGGATGATGATGACCCCATTATAGAAGAG ATTGATGTGTATCTCGCCAAAAGCCTCGCAGACAAGCTGTATCTTTTGCAG TACCCTGTCCGACCATCCACCATGACTTATGACGATGTTAACCACTTGATGGCTAAGATCAAACCCAAGCAGCAAAGG GTGGAGTTGGAAATGGCCATCAACACAATGAGTCCAAACTACTGTCGGAGCAAGGGAGAACAAATAGCTCTGAACGTGGATGGCACAACTTTCGATGAAACCAACACGTATTCAGT GAAAATGATGGACAAACAGACTTTCTCGTCCATCCAAGCCACCACCAACACCTCCCGATACGCTGCTGCCGTGTTTCGCAAAG GTGAGCTTCACATCACACCTCTGACAGGAATCCTCCAGATGAGACCCAGCTTCTCTTACCTGGACAAGGCTGATAACAAAACcagggagagggaggcagcCAATGAAG gTGGAGACTCCTCCCAGGATGAAGCTGAGGAAGACGTCAAGGCCATCACG GTGAGGTTTGCTCGCCCTGAGTCAGAGCAGGCACGTCAGAGGAGGATCCAGTCCTACGAGTTCCTTCAGAAGAAGCAGGCAGAGGAGCCCTGGGTTCACCTGCACTACCATGGTGTCAAG GATAGTCGGTCAGATCATGAAAGGCAGTACCTCTTCTGTCAGTCAGTCGACGCCTCTGAGAACTCGGAACTGGTCAAAACTCCCAA GGAGTACCTGGCCATGCTGATGCCCCCTCTCGCTGAGGAAAAAGT TGTGAAACCTGTTGGGCCCAGTAATGTGCTCTCCATGGCTCAGCTGCGTACTCTGCCGCTGGGAGAGCAAGTCAAGACCTTGATGAAGAATG TCAAGGTGATGCCGTTCGCTAACCTCATGGGCCTCCTCGCCTCTGGCACAGACTCAACCGCAGTGTTGCGCTGCATCCAACAGGTGGCGTTGCTGGTTCAGGGGAACTGGGTTGTCAAGAG TGATGTTCTGTATCCTAAAAACACGTGCAGTCCTCACAGTGGCGTCCCTGCTGAGGTGCTCTGTCGGGGCAGAGACTTTGTG ATGTGGAGGTTCACTCTGCAGCGCTCTGTGATGAGGAAGGAAATTGCATCCATCATCAAA CTTCCTCCGGAGGATGTGAAGGAGTTCCTGGAGCATGTGGCAACACCTCGGATCAACCGGGGCTGGGAGTTCCTGCTGCCGACCGACGCTGACTTCATTAAGAAACACCCAGATGTCGACCACAGGCAACACATGCTGTGGCTTGGCATCCAGAGCAA gttggAAAAGGTCTTTAACTTCTCTAAAGAAGACTTTATGCCAAAGAATTCTCCTCAGTCAG AGCCTGTTCATGTCACTGGTGAGGAGCGGCTGAAGATGGCAACGGAGCGAGCGCATGAAAACATTTCGTCCCTCCAGAAGGACCTGGACACCAAAAGGGCAGGAAGCGCCGTCCACATCAAACAGGAACCTGTCAGCGACAAGGAAGACGAACCCATGGACACTACCTCCCcgccctcctcttccctccccaACGGTTCTGTAAATGGTTACCCCAGCACCACCTCCCCCAACTTCGATCACACTAACGGCAACACGCCGTCCCCAGAGCTGCAGGACTTTGTTACAAAGACTTTCAGGAAGCATTTTGTACTGACGCTGAACGAGCTAAAGAGGCTGTTTAACCTCCACCTGGCTTCCATGCCAGCAGGATGGAGTGTCTTCCAATCCGTCTCGGACCACGTGCTGCAGGACGCCATGCTGCTCTGCCGCTGCAAACAGATAATGGTGCCT TTTCCTGCTCAGACCATAGCAGCAACTGATGAACAGAAGGTGTTCGGTTTGTGGGAAACTGGTGAAGACTTTGACACG CACCGCCGGCTGCTGTTTGAAGTGTTTACAAAGAATTACCGCATCAGGAGGAACATGATACAAGTGCGACTGACACAGGAGTTTGGAGACGTACCTAAGGCGGACATCGACCGGCTGCTCAAG GAGTGCTGCATCAGCCACGCAGGGATGTGGTACCTCAAGGGAACGATTCAGTCTTGA